The Microbacterium phyllosphaerae region ATTACCGGGCTCGATGTACAGTTCGACGCGATCCAGTTGCTGAAGTCTGATCGCCCACGCCGTCACGGTGACCAGCGCATCGCGCGCATACCCACGGCGACGGTGCGACGAAGCGATCCAGTAGCCCACGCTCGCGCGAGCGCCGGCGGCGAAAAAGAGGCCGATGTGCCCGACCGCGCGGTCTTCGAGGTCGGCGATGGCGAACGCATAGCCAGCTCCGGACTTGAGTCGATCGTGTTGGCGACCGATGAATGACAGAGCCTCCGCCTCACCTCTGGTGCGCGGAACAGTCGTGACGAGCGGGATCAGGGAGTCGCCGGATGCCTCCTGCACGACGGCGACGTCTTCCGGGCGCCACTCTCGAAGGCGCGTTCGTTCGCCCATGAGGGTCGGAAGGGCCAGCGGGGTGTCGTTCATGGTCCGATGGTCGCATGGTCATCGTCGACATGGCGAGACCCCCGCAAGGTCGATCCCCTGTCAAGGGGATGCCGTCCGACTCGCGCGGCGGCGAGACTGAACGTCCTTTGCTGCAACAGACGATCGGAGCGAACATGTCAGACCCTCAGGCAACACCGGAATCAGGCTCCGGGATCGAAGCGGTCGGCGTGGACGCCGACTTCGTGACGAACGACCCGGATCCCGAGGTCGACCCCGCGACCCCTGGAGAGGATCAGAAGGCCGACGGCGACAACGCGGATCACCCCGATGAGCTCGAGGTCGGCGACCTTCCCTGATCGCGCAGACGCCACGGGCCCGCTCCTCATCCGAGGAGCGGGCCCGTGGTCTGTGCCAGTGGGTCACCGCATGGTGGGCGGGGCGTCGCTCCGGCCGGCCGAGACGCTGTCCTCGTCGTCAGGCGCGGCGTCAGTCCGTCGTCCAGAGGGGCCGCGCTGCTCGGCCTCCAGACGCTCGGCCTCTTCGCCGCTGATCGCCTCGCCCCGGGCGACGAGTCCGGCCTGATCCGAGAGGGGGATCTGCTTGAGGAACAGCGACAGCACGAGTGCGAGCACGATGAACGGCACGAGGTACCAGAACACGGGTGCGAGAGCATCCGCGTAGGCCGTCACGATGCCGTCTCGCACCTCATCGGGCAGCGAGCTGAGCGTCGCGGGGTCGATCGTCGACGCGGCCTGCGATGCGGCGTCCGGTGAGGCGCCTGCGTCCGCGAACACACCGAGCAGGTTCTCGGTGAGGCGCGTCGTGAAGATCGTGCCGAACACCGCGGTGCCGAGCGATGCGCCGACCTCGCGGAAGTAGTTGTTCGTGCTGGTGGCCGTGCCGATCTCGCCGGACGGGACCGCGTTCTGCACGACCAGGACGACGACCTGCATGATGAGGCCGAGTCCTGCGCCGAACACGAAGAGGAACGTGCAGATCAGCCAGATCGGAGTCTCGGCCGACAGCGTGGTCATCGAGACCATCGCGATGCCGGTGAGGATCGTGCCCACGATCGGATAGATCTTGTACTTCCCGGTCTTCGAGATCGCGATGCCCGAGAAGATCGAGGTTCCGATCAGGCCCACCATCATCGGGATCATCAGCAGTCCGGATGCTGCCGCGGATGTTCCGGAAGACATCTGCAGGAACGTGGGCACGAACCCGATCGCGGCGAACATGCCGATTCCGAGCACGAGACCGATCGCGGTCGCGTTCACGAAGATCGGGTTGCGGAACAGGCTCAACGGGATGATCGGGTCCTGCACCTTCGACTCCGTGATGACGAAGGCGGTGGCCGCGACGATGAGCCCCGCACCCCAGGCCCAGGTGGCCAGCGAATCCCAGCCGAACTCCTTGTCGCCGCCGAAGTCGGTGAAGAAGATCAGGCACGTGGTGGCGATCGAGAGGAAGATCACGCCGAAGATGTCGATCGGCTTCTGAGCCTTCTTGCTCGGCAGCTTGAGCGCCACGAGGGCGATGATGAACGCCGCGATACCCACCGGGATGTTGATGTAGAACGCCCACTGCCAGGTGAGGTGGTCGACGAAGAAGCCGCCGAGGA contains the following coding sequences:
- a CDS encoding GNAT family N-acetyltransferase, which produces MNDTPLALPTLMGERTRLREWRPEDVAVVQEASGDSLIPLVTTVPRTRGEAEALSFIGRQHDRLKSGAGYAFAIADLEDRAVGHIGLFFAAGARASVGYWIASSHRRRGYARDALVTVTAWAIRLQQLDRVELYIEPGNHGSLRVAAQAGYKREALLRAWMRIDGRPRDMYMYSKLTERALTSSDRS
- a CDS encoding MDR family MFS transporter, with the translated sequence MSATATKDAPFLLTKRRIWIIFSALIAGMLLSSLDQTIVSTAMPTIVGQLGGVDHQVWITTAYLLATTIVMPIYGKFGDVLGRRNLFLVAIALFTLASVGCAFATDFWMFVIFRALQGLGGGGLMILSQAIIADIVPANERGKYMGPLGAVFGLSAVAGPLLGGFFVDHLTWQWAFYINIPVGIAAFIIALVALKLPSKKAQKPIDIFGVIFLSIATTCLIFFTDFGGDKEFGWDSLATWAWGAGLIVAATAFVITESKVQDPIIPLSLFRNPIFVNATAIGLVLGIGMFAAIGFVPTFLQMSSGTSAAASGLLMIPMMVGLIGTSIFSGIAISKTGKYKIYPIVGTILTGIAMVSMTTLSAETPIWLICTFLFVFGAGLGLIMQVVVLVVQNAVPSGEIGTATSTNNYFREVGASLGTAVFGTIFTTRLTENLLGVFADAGASPDAASQAASTIDPATLSSLPDEVRDGIVTAYADALAPVFWYLVPFIVLALVLSLFLKQIPLSDQAGLVARGEAISGEEAERLEAEQRGPSGRRTDAAPDDEDSVSAGRSDAPPTMR